The nucleotide sequence CGCCGCCGCAATCGAAATCAAAAAACCGAAATTCGAACGAGGCAAAAAATATATCGGCAAAATTTCCACTCACAGCAATGGCTACGGCTTGGTGACCATACCTGAATACGACGAAGAAATTTATGTACCCGCACACGAAGTGAAGAAAATTCTTCACGGCGATACCGTAGAAGTGGAAGTCACGCTCGTTCCTTTCACCTCGCCGTATCAGCGCGAAGCGTGGTCGAAACGCAGCGAAGGGAAAATTGTGCGTTTGGTTGAGCGAGGACTTAAGGAAGTTGTCGGAAAAGTCGAGCGTCATAATAAATTTTTCCGCTTGGTTCCCGATAACTCGAAGCTCTTTGTCAGCATTATCATTCCGCTGAAAGATGCCAAAGAGGCTACGGATGGCGATAAGGTTGTTGTCGATAAACTCGATTTCAAAGACAATGAAACGCTGACGGGAAAAGTAAAAGAAGTGCTCGGCCGCGCGGGAGATTCAAAAGTCGAAGTGCTTGCGATTGCACGCTCCAAAGGCATCGACGAAACTTTCCCGAAGGCTGTTGTCAAAGAAGCCGATGCGATTTCAGAGACGATTGACGAGGATGAAATTGCTACCCGCGTTGATATGCGCCAGAAGCTCGTCTTCACCATCGACCCTTACGACGCGAAAGACTTCGACGATGCGCTCTCCATCGAATACGGTAAAGATGGCAACTACATCATTGGCATTCACATTGCCGATGTCTCGCACTATGTCACCGAAGGCTCAAAGCTCGATAAAGAAGCGCAAGAACGCTCAACTTCCGTCTATTTGGTTGATCGTGTGATTCCAATGCTCCCTTCCAACCTATCTGAAAATATTTGCAGTCTTGTTCCAAACGAAGATCGGCTCACTTACTCCACCTTCGTGACGATGAATAAAAATGCCGAGGTGTTGGATTATTGGATTGAGAAAACCGTCATTCACTCCAAGCGGCGCTTCACTTACGAAGAGGTTCAAGATATTCTTAATGCCGGCAAAGGCGATCATTACAAAGAGCTCTCGGATATGCACAAGCTCTCAAAGATTATGACCAAGCGGCGAATGGATGAAGGCGCGATTGATTTCGATACCGAAGAAATCAAGTTCAAACTCGATGACACCGGAAAACCCATCTCCGTTTTTCGCAAACAGCGGCTCGATAGCCACCGGCTGATTGAAGAATTTATGCTGCTCGCTAACCGCACGGTGGCAGCGCATGTGGCCAAGCATTTTCAGCCGCACGATGAATATGAGAAGAATTATCCCTCGGTTTATCGCATCCACGATTCCCCACATCCCGACCGGATTCGCACCCTCGCTGCATTTGTGAAGAAGCTCGGCTACACGCTTGAAATCTCCAAGAGCCGCAACCTTTCAGACACCGCGTCATCAAAGGCGTTGCGAAAATTATTGGAAGAGGTGAAGGGTTCGCCGGTGGAGTTTATGGTTTCGGAAATCACCTTGCGTACAATGGCCAAGGCGATTTACTCCGAAAAGAACATCGGCCATTACGGGCTTGGATTCGAGTATTACTCGCACTTCACTTCGCCGATTCGCCGCTACCCCGATCTTATTTTTCACCGGTTGCTCTTTGAATATGAAACGCTTCGGAAAGCACGCAAAAAGCTTGCGAAGGTGCGGCACGCACGGCTGCTTCGCGAGATTCCCGAAATATGCAAGCACAGCAGCGATCAGGAGCGCAACGCCACCGAAGCCGAACGCGATTCAATTAAGCTCAAGCAAGTGGAGTTTATCTCCGAACACATCGGCAATACATATCCGGGCGTTGTTTCGGGCGTAACCGAATTCGGCATTTATGTGAAGCTCGATGATATGGGTGTTGAAGGGCTGATTCATATCAAAAACTTGCTCGATGATTATTATGAATTTGATGAGCGAACTTATTCGCTTGTCGGGAAGCGGCGACAAAAGCGGCTGCAATTGGGCAAGCGGGTTCAGGTAAAAGTCCACGAAGTTGACCCACGCCGCCGCACGATTGACTTTTTATTGGTGAAATCGGAAGACGAGAAATCTTAGGGCGTTGGTGGTTGAGCTTGTCGAAACCACCGTGTCGAGAAAGGGGGCACTTCGACAGGCTCAGCACAAGCATTTCGACAGGCTCAGCACAAGCATTTCGACAGGCTCAATGACCCCCTTCACTTTGTCATTTCGAGCGCAGCGAGAAATCTCAGACTCTCAGTACGCCACAACACGAGGTGGTTGAGCTTGTCGAAACCACCGCTTCGTTTAGCACAGAACCTAAAGAAGTCATTTCGAGCGCAGCGATAAATCTCGGAACTTCCACACACCAGAGATTTCTCACTCCGCTTCGCTCCGTTCGAAATGACAGAAAATAAGGCAATAAAGAGGGTGGTTGAGCCTTCTAAACCACCGTGTCGTGAAGGGGGGCATTTCGACAGGCTCAATGACCCCCTTCATTTTGTCATTCCGGCGAAGAATGACGCTCGGCAAGCTCGCGATGCAGCGCGTCCGGAATCTGTATGCCCTTCACCTGAAAGAGTCATTTCGAGCGCAGCGAGAAATCTCGGAACTTCCACACACCAGAGATTTCTCACTCCGCTTCGCTCCGTTCGAAATGACAAAAAGTTGATTCAATACAAAAAGTGTCCTTAAATAAAAAGAGCGCAATCCTTTCACTTGCGCCCTTAAAGAATATTCTTTATGGTAAATAATTACTTCACCAAAGTCATCTTCATTGTCTTTACAAAACTGCCCGATTGCAACCGATAAAAATACACCCCGCTTGAAAGGGATGATGCATTAAATGGCACTTCATATCGACCTGCCTCTTGGCGTTGATTAAGGAGAGTAGCGACTTTTCTCCCCAGCATATCAAAAACGTCTAACTGAACCACTCCGCTTTGCAGCAATTGATAGGCAATTTGAGTGGTTGGGTTAAAAGGATTGGGGTAGTTTTGTTCTAACGCATAGGTTGATACTTTTTGCTTTGTTTCGGAGACGGAAAGGGGTGACTGTCTCCACCGCGCAAAGCGCGACGCTGAAACCCCACCAGCGCTCGTGAAACCACCACCCACAAATACATCACTTCCGCTGACCACAATCGCAGAAACATTCGAATTCACCCCTGTACCCAAGGCATCCCAACTTGTCCCGTTCCACAGCGCAAAATAGTCTGCTGCCGCAACCCCCCCGGCGTTCATGAAACCGCCGCCTACATAGATATCGCCGCCGCTGGTTGCAATTTCTTCTACTGTACCATTCAGACCTGTTCCAAGCGCATTCCAACTCGTACCGTCCCACCTTGCAATACAATCAGCACTTGCGTTCCCACCTACATCAGAGAAGCCCCCACCTATATACACATTGCTACCACTAATTACGATGGCTTTAACCGAGCCATTCCCCCCTATCCCTGTTCCGAGGGAATTCCAACTTGCGCCGTCCCATCGTGCGATACGATCTGCATTAGCGTTTCCCCCGGCATTAGTGAACTCTCCTCCTACATACACATTGCTACCACTTGCCGCAATCGCGTAAACCGACCAATTCAAACCTATACCGAGCGCATTCCAATTCGTGCCATCCCATCGTGCGATACGGTCTGCATTAGCGTTCCCACCCGCGTCAGTGAAATTTCCACCCACATAGACATCGTTGCTACTAACCGCGATGGCAAAAACGGTATTATTCAGCCCCGTACCCAAGGCATTCCAACTTGTCCCGTTCCACCTCGCAATATAGTCTGCCGCAACAATCCCCCCCGCGTCTGTAAACCAGCCTCCTACATAGACATCGCTGCCGTTTACCGCAATGGCGTTAACCGAGTTATTCAGCCCCGTGCCAAGTGCATTCCAATTTGTGCCATCCCATCGTGCAATACCTACAGCATTCGGGTTTCCTCCTGCTCTAAAGAAACTGCCGCTTACATAAATATTACTCCCACTAACTGCAATGTCAGAAATACTACCATTCAAGCCTGTACCTGTACCGAGAGCATTCCAATTTTTGCCGTCCCACTTTGCAAAATGACTTTCGCCTATTATCTCGCCTACATCCCCGAAGATACCACCGACATACACATCGCTCCCATTGAATGTAATGGCGCGAACCAATCCAGAGGTCCATCCTATTCCGAACTCTTTCCAACTTGTACCGTCCCACATCGCAATTCCATTCGCATCCAATAACTCCCCGGCGTGCCTAAAATTTCCTCCAACATAGACATTATTTCCGTTGACAGTAATTGTGTAGACCGTACCGCTATTGACCCCCGTACCCAGTGCATTCCAATTATTCCCGTTCCAACGCGCGACACCGTCTGCATTAGGATTCCCGCCTGCATCAGTGAACTCTCCCCCCGCATAGACATCATTCCCGCTAAGTGTAATAGCAAAAACAAAACTATTCAGACCTGTGCCAAGAGAATTCCAACTCGTGCCGTCCCATCTTGCTATATTGTCGGCATTTGGGTTTCCTCCCGCATTCCAAAATGTACCTCCTACATAAACGTTGCTATCACTAATCGCTATGGCCCAAGCCGTGTTATTCAGCCCTGTGCCAAGAGAATTCCAATTAGTACCATCCCACCTTGCTATCCAACATATACTGGAATCCCCACCCGAGTCACTGAACTCACCACCTACATAAACATCACTGCCGCTAACCGCTAAGGCATAAACCTGACCACCATTCAAACCCATACCTAGTGCACTCCAACTTTTCCCGTCCCACCGTGCAACATAATCTGCATTAGGATTCCCTCCCGCGTCAGTGAACCCGCCGCCCACATAGACATCGTTGCTACTAACCGCGATGGCAAAAACGGTATTATTCAGCCCCGTACCCAAGGCATTCCAACTTGTCCCGTTCCACCGTGCAATAAAATCCGCATTTGTTTTCCCTCCTGCAAATCTGAATCCACCGCCCACATAGACATCACTGCCACTAATTGCAATTGCACTCACAATACCGCCAAATTGGGTGGGTTTCCTCCAAGCCCCTCCCAAGTGCCGCCCGTGTTTTGTGTGCTTGGGAGAAAAATCGGTTCTCCATTTTTGCCATATTGCATTTGGAATCCCTCTGCCTTAAAGGAGCCTTGCATTCCTTTTTTTATTCGGCCTTGTTCATCTAAGGCATCTTGTAAGGGCTTTTGCTCAATGCCTTGCGCAGTAAGGTTTTGGGCAAAAAAAGCGATCGAGAAAATTGTATAGAAAAGTGTAGAGTAGTTTTTCATCGGTAGTTTCAAATGTAAGGCGTGTTGTGGAATACGTTGAAACGGGTTGCAGCGCCTTTCTGCAAGGGTGTTTCAAGGTTTAGCCAAGTTACTGAACATTTTTTGTTTTTTGTGTTATTGTGAGAATAATTCCTAATCATTTTTTTAAAAGACGGTAAGGTGAGATGCGGTGGTTTCGACAGGCTCAACCACCTTATTTTGTGGCGTGCGGATTCCGGACGCGCTTCGCTTGCCGGAATGACTTGCTGAGGATGTGTGGTGCACGACACGGTGGTTTCGACACTTCGACAGGCTCAGTGCGGCGCAGGCTCAACCAGCTCACTTTTTAAGTGTTAATCCTTTTCATCCTTCAATCCTTCAATCCTGATTCAGACATGCTTCTTTCATCACGCTATGCCCACTCGGCGAGTTCTGACCACCGTGCCATATCGTTTTCTAGCCGCTTGGTAAGCGTTTCCAATTCATCATAAAGCGGTTTTGCCTTTTCATAATCCGACCCAAGCTTTGAAAGCAAATTCCCAATCTCCTCTTTTCTTGCCTCGGCTTTTGCTATTGCGGCTTCGAGTTTTTCAAGTTCTTTTCGCTCCTTGCTGCTCAGTTTGCGCGAGTCGCTTGTCGCCGCCGCCGGCACCGCTTTGGGCGTGGGCTCCGGTTGGGTTTTCTTCTTACTTTCTGCCGACTTTGCCGCGTCTTCTTCTTCTTTACGCTCTGCCAAAAAGTCGGAGTAGCCGCCGCTGAAATGCCGAAGCGTCGCATCGGGCTCAAAGCGAAAAAGATGCTGCACGGTGCGGTCGAGGAAGTAACGGTCGTGACTAACGACAATGAGGCATCCCGCGAAGGTATCGAGATAATCTTCGAGCACTTCAAGCGTGGGAATATCCAAGTCGTTGGTAGGCTCATCGAGCAAAAGCACATTCGGGGCCGACATCAAGATCTTCAGCAAATACAGCCGCCGTTTTTCACCGCCCGAAAGCTTTGCAATCGGTGAATATTGTGCTTCGGGAGAAAAGAGAAATTTCTCAAGCATTTGCCCGGCAGAGATGGTTCCGCCGTTAGCGGTTTTGATATGCTCGGCGGTTTCTTTGATGTAATCAATCACGCGCTGCGCGGGGTTTAGTTCGCGGCTTTCCTGATCGTAGTAGCCGAGCACCACAGTTTCGCCGCGTTGAATTTCGCCTTTATCGGGCTTCTGCCGCCCTGCAATCATTTCAAGCAGCGTCGATTTCCCGCTGCCATTGGAGCCAATGATGCCGATACGATCGCGCGATTCCATTGGGTAGGTGAAGTCTTTCAGAATTGTTTTATCTCCAAATGATTTTGAAACCCCAATGAATTCAAGGGTTTTCTTCCCCAAGCGATTCATTGTGAGCGCGATTTCCATTTTCTCTTTGGCTTTTTCTTCAGGCGTATTAAGCAAGGCTTCGGCGCGGTCGATTCGCGCTTTCTGCTTGGTGGTGCGGGCTTTTGCGCCCTTTTTCAGCCACGCGAGTTCTTGCTTGCGAAGCTGCCCAAGTTTATGGCCCTCAATCGCCCGCCGCTCTTCTTCCTCGGCCTTCTTTTCGAGGTAGTAAGCATAGCCGCCGTAAAAGGTTTGCAAGTTGCCGCGGTCGAGTTCGATGATTTTATTGGCAACGCGGTCGAGAAAATAACGGTCGTGCGTGACAAGCAAGATGGCGCCGCTGAGGCTTCGGAGATACTCTTCGAGCCAATCGGTGCTTTCGGCATCGAGATGGTTGGTGGGTTCATCCAAGATGAGCAAATCGGCCGGGGCGACGAGGGCATGCGCCAAAGCCACGCGTTTGCGCTGACCGCCGGAGAGCGTTTTCATTTTTGCCTCAAGCGCAGTGATGCCAAGCTTGGCAAGCGAGGATTTCGCAAGGGCTTCGATGCCCCACGCATTTTTTTCATCGATTTTGTGCGAGAGCGTGGTGAGCCGTTCGATGACTTCATCGGTCGGGTTTCGGTCCAGCTCGATGCAGGTTTTTTCGTAATCAAGAATAAGTTTCAGCGTTTCGTTTTTCGCTTCAAGCACGGCTTCAAGCACTGTGGATTCGGGGTTGAAGGGCGGGTCTTGCGGCAAATAGATCACGGTTTTGCCGTTTGGTGTGGTCACTCGGCCGGCGTCGGCTTGTTCTTCACCGGCAATGATTTTAAGCAGGGTTGATTTGCCGCAACCATTGGCGCCGATGACACCCACTTTATCGCGCTCGTCCATCCCGAACGAAACGCTTTTGAAGAGTTCACGAAGCCCGAAGGTTTTTTTGAGGTTTTCGACGGTTAAGACATTCATACTTTTGGTTCATGCGTTTAATTGACCCCAAAATACGCCATTCTTGGGCAATGCAACGGGAAGTTTCTTCGCGAGGCATTGCAGAAATTCAATTTTTGAGCGATTTTAATATAAAAACGCTTTTTGAGTGCGCCGAAATTACAATAGGGTATTTTATCGGAAAGAAAGCCTTATTTCAACCGTGAGAAAGCCTTATTGTTACGGAAAGAATAGGTTATTCTTTCCGTGAGAATAGGTTAATGTTGGCGTTGAAATCAAGCTTTGTTTCAGACTTGAAATCAAGCTTTGTTTCAGCCGTCAAAACAAGCTTTGATTTAACCTTGAAATCAAGCTTTGATTTGAGCGTTAAACCTAAGCTTGATTTTAACTTCAAAAATGACTTTTGAGGTCGGATTTCATTCAAAAAGATACAAAAATGTAAGCGGCGATAGATTTCACCTTTAAACCGGCTTCTATTTTTAAGTTGAAATGGTTTTTACCAAACCGCCCTTAATTTTTCGAGGAAGTATTAAGGAAGAAAGGACACGCGAGATTCTCGATGTGGCGAATCATCCCATTGAAAAAATATTTAAGGATGGTATTTGTTTTTAGGAGGGTTTTCACGCCAATTTACGAAATCGATCGCTAAGTAAAATGGTAATAAAACTCTAAGGATAAACAATCAGAAAAATAAAAGCCAATAAATTTACAAGTAACACGGTTCCATACACGACGTTGCTTTTTCCACTGTTCAAAGAAAGAATAACTGTGAAAGTAGAGAGCATTAATAATATGATTGAAAGGGAATCCAACCCCAAAATAATTTCCATATTGTAGGCATAACAAACCAATGAAACAGCAGGGATGGTTAAGCCAATACTGGCGAGTGCAGACCCTAAAGCTAAATTCAAACTTGACTGAAGTTTATTGTTTTTGGCGGCGGCAATGGCAGCGATGCCTTCCGGAAGAAGAATAATTGCCGCAATGATGATTCCAACGAGCGTTTTTGGCAAGTGATAACCCAAGACAATTTTCTCAATTGTTGGAGAAAGAGTTTTAGCCAATAAAACAACAATCAATAAGCTAATAAGCAAAAATACGGTGCTGATGAGGAAGTCACGTGTCGATACCTTATGCGGCGTTTCGCTTTCTTGTGAATCGTTGCTCGTTAAAAAATACTCTCTATGCCGAACTGTTTGCGCAAATAAAAATGATGCATAAATGATAACGCACACAGCCGAAGCAAAAAGAAGTTGGGTGGTTGAATAGTAGGGACCTGAAATCGTGGTGGTAAATGAAGGAAGGATTAATGTAAACACCACGATTGAAACCAAAGAGACCAACGCAATTCGAACCGAGTGTGCTGAAAACGTTTGTTCGTGATGCTTTAATCCTCCCAAAAAAAGACACATCCCCACAATTCCGTTTAATATCAGCATTACGGCAGCAAAAACAGTATCTCGTGCTAAAGTTACCCCTTCGCTACCACTTGAAATCATTAATGAAATAATCACAGAAACTTCGATAATCGTAACGGCAACAGCCAATATGATTGTTCCAAAAGGTTCACCAACCCGATGGGCAATAATTTCTGAATGATGCACCGCAGACATCACCGAGCCAATTAATAACGCACCTGCCAATAATTGAAGTATTGCATAATCATGAATTAGATTTGTCATGTAAAGCAGGGAAGCTAAAATGGGCAGCGTAATTGTCCATTGATAAAACTGTTTCATAGTTTAGGATTTTAGGAGATACTAATTCTTGTTTAAGCAGAATAATTTGATGGAAATAAATTTTTTTTCTCAACCTTAATAGACATAATCTTTTAGGTTCTTTGCAATTGGATAAAATCAAAAAAGGTAATATCCGACTTTACTTGACTGAGAAACCGCATTGAACTTCGAACAGATCGGTTCAATTCGTCGCCTTATCCGGCAATGGCGCTGTCGTGAAAAAGTCATTGTAAAACCGCTGCAAGTAGCTCTCTAATAGTTCATCTACCCGCGAGGCTTTTGGGGATGTCACAATAAGCCCGGCATGATGCTTCCGATTCATTTTCCACCAAACTTCGGGATCATTGTAGGCACTCATATCCGGATGCTCTTGCTTTGCGAGCGAAATTAATAGTGCGGCAGTATTTTTTTCTGCTATTGGTGGCATATAGCTTTTTTCTCCTTGTTCGCATTCTATCTTTGCCCATTCACGCCAAAGGTTCACGCCCGTAGCGGCTTCAACAAGTTCGGCAATATTCGCCCCGCCAACCCGCGCTGAGGTTTCAAGAAAATAAACCGTGCCGTCCTTCCCCATAATAAACTCAGTATGAGAAACCCCTCGCACCAGCCCAAGCGTTTGCAAGACAGTCTTATTGGCTTTCAATACAGCTTTTGCCTCCGCCGAAGTTGGAGAAAGCGTTTTGGTGGTAAATACATCGCCTTGATGCGCCACATGCATTGGCGGTTTGCCATATTTGCTAGCACACGCAAAAACCACGGCCCGCTCCGATATGACTGAATCGACATGATAAACATCCCCTTCCACAAATCGCTCCATCAAATAAAATGATTGTTTATCACCCAAGTGGTCTAAGTGACGCCAAAGCTCTTCCTCATGATGAATTTTTTTTATTCCAAGCGCTGAAGCTTGCATTCTTGGTTTTACTAACCAAGGACCCGGAACGCGCTTCATAAATTCGCGAAGGGCATCGTAATGAAGCACATGAACAAAATCGGGCACCGCTATCGCAGCTTCTTTTGCGCGAACACGCATTGCAAGTTTATCGCGGAAATATCGCGCGGTAGTATCGCCCATTCCTCCAATTCGCAAATGCTCCCTTAGCGCAGCGCCAGTTTCTACATCAAAATCATCAAGCGGGACAATGCGATCAATGCGGTGATTGCGTGCCATATAACTGACCCCGTAAATTACATCTTGCCTGTTCCACTCTTTATCTTTATCGGGAATCAAAAAAATATCATCCAAACTTTCACGTGGCCAATCAGCGCCGGCAATGCTTTGGGAAGTTAATAGAAAAACGCGCGCGCCTTGCCGCTTGCATTCGCGCATGAATTCTTGACCCTTTTCATAACTAGCAAGGCAAAGAACGGTGAATGGCTGTGTGCTCATAGATTTTTAGAATTTATTTTGAAAACCAATGGCCTCCCGTAAGGGTCTCAGGAAGTGATGATGGTGATGTGCTTAATGCTTATTGTTTTGGGAAAAAGAAAATACAACGTGAATGCAATTTATCCATTCAAAAAAAATCGGTTGTGGGTTTCAACCCCTTTTTCTTTCAAGTTCAATACGATTTCAATTCGGGCGCTTGAATATAAACAGCAATGGACGACGGTCTTGAGGGGCATTTCTTCGAGCGTCCTGATTATTATCCAAAATGACATAGATATGTGATTCATCCATCCATAATCCTTCGGCTAAGCCGTAAGTGGTATCTTGATAACTAAAATCGGGATGGGTGACCCAATTCGAAAAACGCCACAATCCTTTTTCATGAAATTTTCCATCCTTGAAGTCCATTTCAAGTATGCCTTCTGCGCCGCGATACAAAAGAAAAATTCGATTTTCTTGTGATATCCTCTCGACATCTTCACGAGCCGGGGAATCGTTACTTTTTTCTTGAACAGGTTCAATAAAAATGTCTGAGAAGTCGGGCGTTCTGGGCATCTTCAGTTCCGCTTTTGTTTCAGGAATTAAATACCCCACCACTTTTTGAATTGAATCTCTCGCATCGAGTTTGACATAAATTATCCCATTCACTTCCCGTTCAGCTGAGAGTAAAAATTCTTTTGCACTTACAACCGCAATCCCTTCAAGACCCGCATTGCGATTGACAAGCATGCCGCAGTCTTTGACAAAAGGCTTTAAATCGGGCGTCAATACGAATGTTTCTCCTGTTTTGGGATTCACTTTGATAATTTTGGACTGTGCTTCGCTAACGAGATAAAAATTCCCATCCGTAGATTTTGAGATTCCCTCAAAGTCACATTTCTCAGGCAATGCCCCATTGGAATAAATATGGAATTTTCTTTCTTCCTTTGGGTACAGTGGTTCAATTAGAATGCGAGCGGTTCCCTCTGAGCCGTAGGTTCGATCAGTCAGTTTAGGAAGCGTTACGGAATAAAGTGTTGAGTCATCTTTATCGCATACAAACCAAAGTTTCCCGTCTTGCATCTCAAGTCCCGAAGGTTCTACCGGGTGTGTGGATTCAATGAGAAATACCTGCTTAAGTTCCAAATCCACTGTTTTCATCGTTCCACAACCGCTTAGGAACACCATAACCAAGACATGCAAAAGCATCTTCCTCATAGATAACCCGATATTCTTGCTTTGGCGAATCTTTTGAGAGAAGAAAAGGGGCGAGTGCGGTACAAAGTTCAACTTAATAATATTATTTGGTGTATAACACTGGTTCGATATTTTGACCTATTTTCGCTCAATGTTAAAAGTCGAAAATCGGTTCAATCCAACAAAAGTGCTTTAATCTGTTTTGAAAACAAAAAGTAACAAAGTTACAAATCGTATTTCCGTTAACAAAATTTAACTATAATTTTATCTATGAACCGCTATTCTTCCCAAGCCATTGAAAATCTCATCGAAGAATTATCGCAATTACCCGGAATTGGGAAAAAAACCGCTCAAAGGCTTGCGCTTCATCTTCTGCGCGATTCCCCTGAAAATGTTAAGCGTTTAGCAACTGCCATTACCGAAGCCAAAGAAAAAGTGATTTACTGCAGCGTTTGCTGTAACATGACCGATCGGCATCAAGACCCTTGTCCGGTTTGCATGAGCCCCAAACGAAATCGCACCGTCATCTGCGTGGTTGAGTCTCCTGCCGATGTCATCGCATTTGAAAAAACCAATCAATACACCGGGCTTTATCATGTTTTACACGGCGTGATTTCCCCTCTTGACGGCATCGGGCCTAACGAATTGAAGGTCAAGGAATTGCTAGCACGATTTTCGAATCCTGAGTCCCCCATTATTTCTGAAATCGTCTTGGCATTAAGCCCCACGGTTGAAGGAGAAACAACGGTTTTATATCTCTCGAAGCTGCTCAAGCCCTTAGGCGTTAGAGTCTCGCGTATCGCCCGTGGGATTCCGATTGGAAGTGAATTAGAGTTTATCGATGAAGCCACGCTCACCCGAGCTCTTGAAGGGAGAGCGGAAGTTTAATCAGTTAACATTCCTTCGGGTTATGATTTTTTGAATGACTTAATTCATTTTTTGAAAAACGGTCACTCCCTTTATGAGTGGAATTTCATCGCCCTTAGGCTAGCCCTATTTTAGACGC is from Chloroherpetonaceae bacterium and encodes:
- a CDS encoding T9SS type A sorting domain-containing protein, with protein sequence MSAIAISGSDVYVGGGFRFAGGKTNADFIARWNGTSWNALGTGLNNTVFAIAVSSNDVYVGGGFTDAGGNPNADYVARWDGKSWSALGMGLNGGQVYALAVSGSDVYVGGEFSDSGGDSSICWIARWDGTNWNSLGTGLNNTAWAIAISDSNVYVGGTFWNAGGNPNADNIARWDGTSWNSLGTGLNSFVFAITLSGNDVYAGGEFTDAGGNPNADGVARWNGNNWNALGTGVNSGTVYTITVNGNNVYVGGNFRHAGELLDANGIAMWDGTSWKEFGIGWTSGLVRAITFNGSDVYVGGIFGDVGEIIGESHFAKWDGKNWNALGTGTGLNGSISDIAVSGSNIYVSGSFFRAGGNPNAVGIARWDGTNWNALGTGLNNSVNAIAVNGSDVYVGGWFTDAGGIVAADYIARWNGTSWNALGTGLNNTVFAIAVSSNDVYVGGNFTDAGGNANADRIARWDGTNWNALGIGLNWSVYAIAASGSNVYVGGEFTNAGGNANADRIARWDGASWNSLGTGIGGNGSVKAIVISGSNVYIGGGFSDVGGNASADCIARWDGTSWNALGTGLNGTVEEIATSGGDIYVGGGFMNAGGVAAADYFALWNGTSWDALGTGVNSNVSAIVVSGSDVFVGGGFTSAGGVSASRFARWRQSPLSVSETKQKVSTYALEQNYPNPFNPTTQIAYQLLQSGVVQLDVFDMLGRKVATLLNQRQEAGRYEVPFNASSLSSGVYFYRLQSGSFVKTMKMTLVK
- a CDS encoding ATP-grasp domain-containing protein; translation: MSTQPFTVLCLASYEKGQEFMRECKRQGARVFLLTSQSIAGADWPRESLDDIFLIPDKDKEWNRQDVIYGVSYMARNHRIDRIVPLDDFDVETGAALREHLRIGGMGDTTARYFRDKLAMRVRAKEAAIAVPDFVHVLHYDALREFMKRVPGPWLVKPRMQASALGIKKIHHEEELWRHLDHLGDKQSFYLMERFVEGDVYHVDSVISERAVVFACASKYGKPPMHVAHQGDVFTTKTLSPTSAEAKAVLKANKTVLQTLGLVRGVSHTEFIMGKDGTVYFLETSARVGGANIAELVEAATGVNLWREWAKIECEQGEKSYMPPIAEKNTAALLISLAKQEHPDMSAYNDPEVWWKMNRKHHAGLIVTSPKASRVDELLESYLQRFYNDFFTTAPLPDKATN
- the rnr gene encoding ribonuclease R; the encoded protein is MPNNKKHRRDKRFERGNKRGAERPRPDDFDAIRDFLMKQGEKSIAAEIVNFLSSRDTESFRSRTIATELGYGSDTDLPGFWYVLHKLHEEGRLEKDSEKLYSLSKSSKAGADEVIETETAAAIEIKKPKFERGKKYIGKISTHSNGYGLVTIPEYDEEIYVPAHEVKKILHGDTVEVEVTLVPFTSPYQREAWSKRSEGKIVRLVERGLKEVVGKVERHNKFFRLVPDNSKLFVSIIIPLKDAKEATDGDKVVVDKLDFKDNETLTGKVKEVLGRAGDSKVEVLAIARSKGIDETFPKAVVKEADAISETIDEDEIATRVDMRQKLVFTIDPYDAKDFDDALSIEYGKDGNYIIGIHIADVSHYVTEGSKLDKEAQERSTSVYLVDRVIPMLPSNLSENICSLVPNEDRLTYSTFVTMNKNAEVLDYWIEKTVIHSKRRFTYEEVQDILNAGKGDHYKELSDMHKLSKIMTKRRMDEGAIDFDTEEIKFKLDDTGKPISVFRKQRLDSHRLIEEFMLLANRTVAAHVAKHFQPHDEYEKNYPSVYRIHDSPHPDRIRTLAAFVKKLGYTLEISKSRNLSDTASSKALRKLLEEVKGSPVEFMVSEITLRTMAKAIYSEKNIGHYGLGFEYYSHFTSPIRRYPDLIFHRLLFEYETLRKARKKLAKVRHARLLREIPEICKHSSDQERNATEAERDSIKLKQVEFISEHIGNTYPGVVSGVTEFGIYVKLDDMGVEGLIHIKNLLDDYYEFDERTYSLVGKRRQKRLQLGKRVQVKVHEVDPRRRTIDFLLVKSEDEKS
- a CDS encoding ABC-F family ATP-binding cassette domain-containing protein, encoding MNVLTVENLKKTFGLRELFKSVSFGMDERDKVGVIGANGCGKSTLLKIIAGEEQADAGRVTTPNGKTVIYLPQDPPFNPESTVLEAVLEAKNETLKLILDYEKTCIELDRNPTDEVIERLTTLSHKIDEKNAWGIEALAKSSLAKLGITALEAKMKTLSGGQRKRVALAHALVAPADLLILDEPTNHLDAESTDWLEEYLRSLSGAILLVTHDRYFLDRVANKIIELDRGNLQTFYGGYAYYLEKKAEEEERRAIEGHKLGQLRKQELAWLKKGAKARTTKQKARIDRAEALLNTPEEKAKEKMEIALTMNRLGKKTLEFIGVSKSFGDKTILKDFTYPMESRDRIGIIGSNGSGKSTLLEMIAGRQKPDKGEIQRGETVVLGYYDQESRELNPAQRVIDYIKETAEHIKTANGGTISAGQMLEKFLFSPEAQYSPIAKLSGGEKRRLYLLKILMSAPNVLLLDEPTNDLDIPTLEVLEDYLDTFAGCLIVVSHDRYFLDRTVQHLFRFEPDATLRHFSGGYSDFLAERKEEEDAAKSAESKKKTQPEPTPKAVPAAATSDSRKLSSKERKELEKLEAAIAKAEARKEEIGNLLSKLGSDYEKAKPLYDELETLTKRLENDMARWSELAEWA
- a CDS encoding esterase-like activity of phytase family protein, with translation MRKMLLHVLVMVFLSGCGTMKTVDLELKQVFLIESTHPVEPSGLEMQDGKLWFVCDKDDSTLYSVTLPKLTDRTYGSEGTARILIEPLYPKEERKFHIYSNGALPEKCDFEGISKSTDGNFYLVSEAQSKIIKVNPKTGETFVLTPDLKPFVKDCGMLVNRNAGLEGIAVVSAKEFLLSAEREVNGIIYVKLDARDSIQKVVGYLIPETKAELKMPRTPDFSDIFIEPVQEKSNDSPAREDVERISQENRIFLLYRGAEGILEMDFKDGKFHEKGLWRFSNWVTHPDFSYQDTTYGLAEGLWMDESHIYVILDNNQDARRNAPQDRRPLLFIFKRPN